From Trichoplusia ni isolate ovarian cell line Hi5 chromosome 11, tn1, whole genome shotgun sequence, the proteins below share one genomic window:
- the LOC113498760 gene encoding uncharacterized protein LOC113498760 — MKRGLLVLLAMCSLACAMVPRERRAVPTETDAAPVKATDGEKYCASHTPCAWTVYQKVIKVPEMTIVNTYCVCEENLECQEDEDDGAIGAYVHRCKARGSKTEKSAS, encoded by the exons ATGAAGCGAGGGCTGCTGGTATTGCTTGCGATGTGCTCCCTAGCCTGCGCCATGGTGCCTAGGGAAAGG AGGGCTGTACCCACTGAAACAGATGCGGCGCCTGTAAAAGCAACTGATGGCGAGAAATATTGCGCCTCGCACACACCGTGCGCCTGGACGGTGTACCAGAAAGTGATCAAAGTGCCCGAGATGACCATCGTCAATACTTA TTGCGTTTGCGAAGAGAACTTGGAATGCCAAGAAGATGAAGACGATGGCGCAATAGGCGCATACGTGCATCGCTGCAAGGCGCGAGGCAGTAAGACCGAGAAGAGCGCGAGTTAG
- the LOC113498522 gene encoding TP53-regulated inhibitor of apoptosis 1-like: MNSIGEECTELKKKYDDCFNSWFSERFLKGDHDDSICAGIFKVYQDCVKNAMKQQNIDFKEIDKDVLGTDSEFKAPPSGTS, translated from the exons ATGAATAGTATTGGAGAAGAATGCACTgagctaaagaaaaaatacgacGACTGTTTTAATAGTTGGTTTTCCGAAAGGTTTTTGAAAGGAGACCACGATGATTCAATTTGCGCtggtatttttaaagtttatcagGATTGTGTAAAG aATGCAATGAAGCAGCAGAACATAGACTTTAAAGAAATTGATAAAGATGTTCTCGGCACCGACAGTGAATTTAAAGCTCCTCCTTCAGGCACTAGTTGA
- the LOC113498521 gene encoding transcription elongation factor SPT4-like, producing the protein MSLETVPKDLRGLRACLVCSLIKTFDQFEYDGCDNCDEFLRMKNNKDNVYDCTSNNFDGMIAVMSPEDSWVCKWQRISRFCKGVYAISVSGRLPAGVIREMKSRGYVYRPRDTSQR; encoded by the exons atgtcgttGGAAACCGTGCCAAAGGATCTTCGAGGATTGCGAGCTTGTTTAGTTTGCTCGTTAATAAAG ACATTTGATCAGTTTGAATATGATGGCTGTGACAACTGCGATGAatttttaagaatgaaaaataacaaagacaatGTCTATGACTGCACTAGCAATAATTTTGATGG aATGATAGCTGTTATGAGCCCTGAAGATAGTTGGGTGTGCAAGTGGCAACGCAtta GTCGATTCTGCAAAGGAGTTTATGCCATATCAGTGTCTGGCAGACTACCAGCTGGGGTCATCAGGGAAATGAAGAGCCGTGGCTATGTGTACAGACCCAGGGATACGAgtcaaagataa
- the LOC113498947 gene encoding uncharacterized protein LOC113498947 has protein sequence MDSVAVNFNNTEEQKPGFSSSNDPHVSKTTKLQDSFGFSDNRNSGINHEGIMSSMTPLMHGLTGNELLNMLAQQEPRVADSAPAVAEMDLFNNVRFNGSEVLNDDASLNSNYFSGYSCSESTASDLWPDNASLQNSRSNEMNDTFEFLVKSISSANNYLSMLTREQLSVLRSIRPSLLYEFLQEIAKARSDRRVRRHLPNECAFCKNNGENEECYSSHVLKDGRGRVLCPVLRAFRCPRCGATGDSAHTIKYCREGSESGGLASRRRMQPSAGLLLNAAGFGPSRTQACAPAAPAASPSPMPANSSLPYNWSNFTLN, from the exons ATGGATTCGGTGGCtgtcaattttaataacacTGAGGAGCAGAAACCTGGTTTTTCTTCTTCCAACGATCCACATGTTTCTAAAACAACC aagTTGCAGGACAGCTTCGGGTTTTCGGATAACAGAAACTCTGGTATCAACCACGAGGGGATTATGTCGTCTATGACTCCATTGATGCATGGGCTTACAGGCAACGAGCTGTTGAATATGCTTGCCCAACAGGAGCCTAGGGTCGCCGACTCGG CACCGGCCGTTGCCGAAATGGATTTGTTCAACAACGTGCGTTTCAACGGATCCGAGGTTCTGAATGACGATGCCAGTCTGAATAGCAACTATTTTTCGG gtTATAGTTGTTCAGAATCGACTGCGTCTGATTTGTGGCCAGATAATGCAAGCTTGCAAAACTCGAGAAGCAATGAAATGAATGATACTTTCGAGTTTCTGGTTAAAA GTATTTCATCGGCAAACAACTATTTGTCGATGCTTACTCGAGAGCAGTTGTCAGTTCTGCGTTCAATTCGCCCCAGTTTGTTGTACGAGTTCTTGCAAGAGATCGCGAAAGCCCGCAGTGACAGACGCGTTCGTCGTCACTTGCCGAAC GAATGTGCTTTTTGCAAGAATAACGGGGAGAACGAGGAGTGTTACTCGTCGCACGTGTTGAAGGACGGTCGCGGGCGCGTGTTGTGTCCCGTGCTGCGCGCCTTCCGCTGTCCGCGCTGCGGCGCCACCGGCGACTCGGCTCACACCATCAAGTACTGCCGGGAGGGATCCGAGTCAG GTGGTTTAGCTTCACGTCGCCGCATGCAGCCATCAGCGGGTCTGCTGCTGAACGCTGCTGGATTCGGGCCATCACGTACACAAGCCTGCGccccggccgcgcccgccgcctcgCCGTCCCCCATGCCGGCTAATTCTTCCCTCCCATACAACTGGTCCAATTTcactcttaattaa
- the LOC113498749 gene encoding arf-GAP with coiled-coil, ANK repeat and PH domain-containing protein 2-like — protein MACSFLLLNGSKLNVQDEDGKTPLHLATEAGHTGQVCLLLRYRADQSIVDKDGQTPLDIAVNNANADIVTLLRLTKLNEEMRESEMSSNDDTYNEVFRDYTQLAHSHPERLVRAKHNNNEGEPNE, from the exons ATGGCGTGCTCGTTCCTCCTCCTGAATGGCAGCAAGCTTAACGTGCAAGACGAGGATGGAAAGACTCCGCTACATCTTGCCACGGAAGCTGGACACACTGGACAG GTTTGCCTTTTACTGCGGTATCGTGCTGACCAATCGATAGTGGACAAGGACGGTCAAACGCCTCTCGATATCGCCGTCAACAATGCTAATGCCGACATTGTGACCCT ATTGAGACTGACGAAGCTGAACGAGGAGATGAGAGAGAGCGAGATGTCGTCCAACGACGACACGTACAACGAAGTGTTCCGCGACTACACGCAGCTCGCGCACTCACACCCCGAGCGGCTAGTGCGAGCCAAACACAACAACAACGAAG GTGAACCGAATGAATGA